A stretch of Episyrphus balteatus chromosome 2, idEpiBalt1.1, whole genome shotgun sequence DNA encodes these proteins:
- the LOC129911879 gene encoding mitochondrial amidoxime reducing component 2-like — protein sequence MGTYYQGRFIGAVGLGVGVSFLTYLYYKFLKKEEIIEVIPIKWKQVGTLEEIHFFPIKSCAPVELDQALCENLGIQEGDIKDRALMIVDKNGDLVTARVYPKMLLIVSKVVSRTEIIISAPGMTELKFDYSKLTDAKNTKGVIFGHTAKVKDCGDEFNTWFSTFILGLPEGLKLVYYPYDNPTRPIADEFQNGIFSKRDTGSFQDVSSYHLINKTSVEDLNSRLDNKKVFCRQFRSNFYINTELAYGEDNWQWFRIGNEAVFRNIAPCFRCILPNINPFTAERDPDGQPLKTLKKYRMDSSAAIKSPRMGIQMGLRSVGTVKKGDAVFVEDLIE from the exons atgggAA CTTATTATCAGGGCAGATTTATAGGAGCTGTAGGACTTGGAGTTGGTGTTTCATTTCTGACCTATTTATACTAcaagttcttaaaaaaagaagaaataatagAAGTTATACCAATTAAATGGAAACAAGTTGGCACACTGGAAGAAATACATTTCTTTCCGATTAAATCATGCGCTCCTGTTGAGCTTGATCAAGCTCTCTGTGAAAATCTTGGAATTCAAGAGGGAGACATTAAAGATAGAGCTTTGATGATTGTTGATAAAAATGGAGATTTGGTAACTGCTCGAGTTTATCCAAAGATGCTTCTTATAGTTTCAAAAGTTGTTAGTCGTACGGAAATTATTATATCTGCACCAGGAATGACAGAATTGAAATTTGATTATTCCAAACTTACTGATGCCAAAAATACTAAAGGAGTTATCTTCGGTCATACAGCCAAAGTTAAAGATTGTGGAGACGAATTCAATACTTGGTTTTCCACATTTATTTTAGGACTACCTGAAGGTCTTAAATTGGTCTATTATCCGTATGATAACCCAACAAGGCCAATTGCTGATGAATttcaaaatggaattttttctaaaagagaCACG ggaAGTTTCCAAGATGTTTCCAGCTACCATCTTATCAACAAAACATCTGTAGAAGATTTAAATTCACGTCTTGACAACAAGAAGGTTTTCTGTAGACAATTTAGatctaatttttatataaatacggAATTAGCCTACGGTGAAGATAACTGGCAATGGTTTCGAATTGGCAATGAAGCAGTGTTTCGAAATATTGCTCCTTGTTTTAGATGTATTTTACCAAATATTAATCCATTTACCGCTGAAAGAGATCCTGACGGTCAACcattgaaaactttaaaaaa gTATCGCATGGATTCAAGTGCAGCAATTAAATCCCCAAGAATGGGAATTCAAATGGGTCTTAGATCTGTAGggactgttaaaaaaggagacGCTGTTTTTGTTGAAGATCTCATTGAGTAG
- the LOC129911881 gene encoding mitochondrial amidoxime-reducing component 1-like isoform X2: protein MATIGIGLGVTVISGISYLYYRYTKKEVIPTKWKLVGKLDELFLYPVKSCGPIELDEAVCENLGVRKGDIKDRALMIIEESGQVVTARQYPHMFKISPKVVGRSKLIFSAPGMKDLHFDFAALGDDSNGDIEALIYGFTATVLDCGEIYHKWFSQFILDKPDGLKLVYYPYSIATRPIDRDYVEGIFKKQDTGTFHDQSSYHLMNETTVQELNARLKDKVPISQFRGNFNIRTIGEPYEEDYWDWIRIGDQAIFRNLGPCYRCILPNINPYTAERHTEAEPLKTLRKYRDVKGTRSKAPGLGIQLGLRAEGVVKKGDCIYVEDLP from the exons ATGGCAACTATCGGTATAGGCCTGGGTGTAACCGTTATATCCGGCATTTCCTACTTGTACTACAGGTACACAAAAAAGGAAGTAATTCCAACAAAATGGAAATTAGTTGGAAAGCTTGACGAGCTTTTTTTGTATCCTGTAAAATCTTGTGGTCCAATTGAATTGGATGAAGCTGTTTGTGAGAATCTTGGAGTCCGTAAAGGTGATATCAAGGATAGAGCTTTGATGATTATTGAAGAAAGTGGACAAGTTGTAACTGCCCGACAATACccac ATATGTTTAAAATTTCACCAAAAGTTGTCGGACgatcaaagttaattttttccgcACCTGGAATGAAAGATTTACACTTTGATTTTGCTGCTCTAGGTGATGACTCCAATGGTGATATCGAGGCACTTATCTATGGATTCACTGCTACAGTATTAGACTGTGGTGAGATCTACCATAAATGGTTTTCACAAtttattttagataaaccaGATGGTTTGAAATTAGTTTATTATCCATATTCTATTGCAACAAGACCGATTGATAGAGATTATGTGgaaggaattttcaaaaaacaagatacT GGTACTTTTCATGACCAATCTAGTTATCATTTAATGAATGAGACAACTGTTCAAGAATTAAATGCACGTTTAAAAGATAAAGTTCCAATATCACAATTTCGTGGAAATTTCAACATTAGAACTATTGGAGAACCTTATGAAGAAGATTATTGGGATTGGATACGAATTGGTGATCAagcaatttttcgaaatttgggaCCATGTTATAGATGTATATTGCCAAATATTAATCCATATACAGCAGAGCGTCATACTGAAGCAGAACCATTGAAAACTTTGAGAAA atatCGTGATGTTAAAGGTACTAGATCTAAAGCTCCTGGATTGGGTATTCAACTGGGACTTAGAGCGGAAGGAGTTGTAAAGAAAGGCGACTGTATCTATGTTGAAGATCTTCCAtaa
- the LOC129911881 gene encoding mitochondrial amidoxime-reducing component 1-like isoform X1, translated as MSNSTHSKLMATIGIGLGVTVISGISYLYYRYTKKEVIPTKWKLVGKLDELFLYPVKSCGPIELDEAVCENLGVRKGDIKDRALMIIEESGQVVTARQYPHMFKISPKVVGRSKLIFSAPGMKDLHFDFAALGDDSNGDIEALIYGFTATVLDCGEIYHKWFSQFILDKPDGLKLVYYPYSIATRPIDRDYVEGIFKKQDTGTFHDQSSYHLMNETTVQELNARLKDKVPISQFRGNFNIRTIGEPYEEDYWDWIRIGDQAIFRNLGPCYRCILPNINPYTAERHTEAEPLKTLRKYRDVKGTRSKAPGLGIQLGLRAEGVVKKGDCIYVEDLP; from the exons ATGTCAA ATTCAACTCACTCAAAACTGATGGCAACTATCGGTATAGGCCTGGGTGTAACCGTTATATCCGGCATTTCCTACTTGTACTACAGGTACACAAAAAAGGAAGTAATTCCAACAAAATGGAAATTAGTTGGAAAGCTTGACGAGCTTTTTTTGTATCCTGTAAAATCTTGTGGTCCAATTGAATTGGATGAAGCTGTTTGTGAGAATCTTGGAGTCCGTAAAGGTGATATCAAGGATAGAGCTTTGATGATTATTGAAGAAAGTGGACAAGTTGTAACTGCCCGACAATACccac ATATGTTTAAAATTTCACCAAAAGTTGTCGGACgatcaaagttaattttttccgcACCTGGAATGAAAGATTTACACTTTGATTTTGCTGCTCTAGGTGATGACTCCAATGGTGATATCGAGGCACTTATCTATGGATTCACTGCTACAGTATTAGACTGTGGTGAGATCTACCATAAATGGTTTTCACAAtttattttagataaaccaGATGGTTTGAAATTAGTTTATTATCCATATTCTATTGCAACAAGACCGATTGATAGAGATTATGTGgaaggaattttcaaaaaacaagatacT GGTACTTTTCATGACCAATCTAGTTATCATTTAATGAATGAGACAACTGTTCAAGAATTAAATGCACGTTTAAAAGATAAAGTTCCAATATCACAATTTCGTGGAAATTTCAACATTAGAACTATTGGAGAACCTTATGAAGAAGATTATTGGGATTGGATACGAATTGGTGATCAagcaatttttcgaaatttgggaCCATGTTATAGATGTATATTGCCAAATATTAATCCATATACAGCAGAGCGTCATACTGAAGCAGAACCATTGAAAACTTTGAGAAA atatCGTGATGTTAAAGGTACTAGATCTAAAGCTCCTGGATTGGGTATTCAACTGGGACTTAGAGCGGAAGGAGTTGTAAAGAAAGGCGACTGTATCTATGTTGAAGATCTTCCAtaa